From Juglans regia cultivar Chandler chromosome 9, Walnut 2.0, whole genome shotgun sequence:
ACATATATAGGGTAAAACTAAGGATTTGATTAGGCCAATAAGTCATTATTAGTGGGTCATAGATATAGATATGAGACTAGTTTTGCGCCATTTATAGGGTGTGTAGATTCAGACCAAGAAAAGTGTACCGACAAGAAAGTGTATTCAGATTTGATAAATTGGGTGGACTGACAAGAAAAACTAATTGGTGCTATTGGTTCAGAAATGAGGTAGACAGGAGGTAAAATGTAATGGTGTGTCCAATATTGAAACATCTTGATCATTGCTTGTTGCACAAACAACAAGTTATGAGCTGGCAAGATATGAGCCACTTTGGCTGACATGAGTTCATATGCTCACTTTGTTTTTCCACAAAAGACTATACTACCCCTGGATTGATCCCTATTGTGGCGCACTTTTGTCTAGagtgacattattttttttgtaaatattaaaccaatgaaaattatatttctctACTGGAACAAAAGAACATTCATATTAACCTCCCTGTAATATAAAATGTCTTTATGATATTTACAAGGCAAATGTGATCTGTTGCGCTGGCTGTAGTGGTGCCCTATTTGAGAAGACCAAATGCCTTGTGAGAATTGTCAAGATGACATAATGGGTTCCAGGATGGGGTTTCTAGGACTACATAATTGTAAACATGCTCAACTTTATAGTGGAGGACTTGGGCCCAAGGTTGTTTAACAAGACCACTTGGTTACAGTGTTCGTACAAAGGCTCAGCTTTATAGTTTTAAGTCACGTTGCACATTTTCGAGATTGTCTGCCCTGTATGACTGATGaccataaaatttaattatttaagtgGGTTTAGGTCACATTCAATGTCTCATCTCAGTTTTCCTTGACCTCTTATGTTGGTAGCTGCAATGTATGGCAACATAAACTTCAATATATCACCTGCAGGCTGAAAGTGCAATTGCTGCTCTCAACTGTAGTGGTGTGATTCTGGGTTCCCTGCCTATAAGGTCTTGTTGTTTGCTCTTTCATTCCGAAACccgaaattcaaaattttttttttattcgagaTGTTTTGTAGTATATAACTCTTTCCTTCATgtattgaattgatttttggtGTCTTGCACATTCAGGGTAAGCCCATCGAAGACGCCTGTCCGCCCGCGTGCTCCTCGTCCTCCAATACATTGAACTCCTTTGGCTCCCCAGACTGATTAACCATTCCAGTTTATctatatttaaacacacacacacaacatgTAAAGATGTTTTCCATCCCTGGTTGGTCTATTTAAATATCGCCCCGTGCATCGATGCTGTGCCAGCTTTTGTCATCATAGGGATCATGTCATGTTTATCCTAGCTTATATAGAGTTGGACAGAACCTTGGAGTCTCTTGGAAGATGTTATGTATACTGCACTGAGGTTTCTGACTCATGGATTGGGTTGTTCCCAAGATTAATCACTACACTGAGGTTTCTGACTCATGTAGACCCTCATCTATAGCGTCTTTGTGACACTAATGAAGCGGTCCTTTTGTTATGCAAAGTTGTAGTTTCTACCACAGGTATTTCAAAGATAGCTTGCGAGGGTCCATGCTGCGAGCACAGATAACACAGAACACACTAGTCGCTAGTCTATCGTTTTTTTATCTTACGCAACAAGCTATTCTGAATGGAGAATTATTTCATCTGCACCAAGATTTCTGCAAGAGTGGTCGTTAATGCGTCGCACACTTTCTAATGAGTTGAACATTTTACCAAACTTTTTGCTGATCAAAGACCGCCAAATCAGTGTGTAACTAACTCTTTGTAGAAAATTTGCTGATCAAAGACCGCCAGTTCTCTTCTAAATGCAATGCATATTTTTACTGCTAATTCTGTCTTCCAGCATAGTGGTAGTGGATTTTGATGACTTGGGGATATTATGTGACCACTTCCCATGCtattaaaccaaaacataatgGCAACGAGAGAATGCTGTCAAATCATACATCCTTATAACATGAGGTCTATTAGGGATGGTAGTGTAGAATGAGTCAAACCTTCAAATTCTGCCACATGCATGTTGATTTAGCTGTGACATGGAAGCTTATTGCCCTTCATATCAGCGTGTAAGAAAGGCTTAATGGTATGGTCCATCTCCATGGTTTCCACTTTCCCATCGATGAGCACCTCAAGTAGTTCataaagatttataattttatggtgtATGTAACATATCAATCAGATAatagaactaaaaaaaaaaaaccctaattgcAAATTGCGAATTGCGAAAGCTTTCACTTCAAGGTAtaaaaaggatgaaaaaattatattcatcatctgaTCTATacatcacacataattttttaatttttaatttgttttcttttatcaaatgtgtagtatatggatgatgagtagaagaattcaattagtttaggaagaataaaattaaaaaaattaaaaaaaatgtggtgttgaCACAAGCTAGAGAAAAGGTGTAGGGATAAAGGTAAATTGATCTATACccaccaagaaaaagaaaaatcttcaaGGAATTTATTAAAAACCACAATTCAtgacagaaagaaaaaaaaagggtaaaagaAGATGCCTTTAGTATTGGGTTAGCCTGATAAAGATAGCGAAATAAGTGCGCAAGGGTTCTAAAATAGCTGCTCCAATGAAAAGAGAAGATACTCCATGCATGCACCTTTGCGCGGTACAACCCCTCACTGGTTTGAGCTCACGAGCCATTCCATGAATTTTGAATTcctttgttttgggttttaatatgtttttagtctttctaattattttctatatatacgATAAATGGAACATTAAAAAAAGCTACAACCTAAGAAGTAAAAACCAAATTGATTAATTCTTAAATCTCCCATGCTCCTTTTGTAATTGCAGAATTACTCTCGAACTAGTTTGGCAGTTTGCCCATTTAGAGGGggaatttcttttcttcttttttttcccatttagaTGGCGGGGTGGGGAACAAAAAGACAATTACTTTGATAGCTGTAGATATCACTCGTGGGTCCAACACTCCCACTATCTGAGGAGTGATTTTTATGAGTTTTACTATGTATAAGTAAGCTTGCGTATCAATTTGCGTATTAAtgttattgtttttatattttaaatttaaattagtactgtttttaataaaatttacttcctgatcaatcatattgaatgggtGCTCGTATTAGTGCAcaaaatcgcttacaattagattttttcgATTTTTATTAGGGTAGTGCTATTATATCTCTAGATTTGACTAGCGTGTCATCTgatgtaaattatattttttatttatttttttaaaatattttaaaatatttttaaaaaaatattaatatactaatactcaatttcttaattattaaataaaaaaattttaaaaatatatgaacaataaGGAGCAAATTGAGGCcgcataatatatttttctttttataaagcaAAAAAGAACAAAGGAAGCCTAATGCCCCCCCGGTCCCCTTGTTCATTTGACCGGTGAACTCGCTAAAGATCTTATAAATCACTCTCGAGGATTTTGTTGCCTATTTAATATGGGGCCCAAAAGATCAGTTAGCTCAATCCATCACCCATCGACCGTGTCCTCAAAATTAaatatctctttttcttttctttcttttcttttttttacgaGTATGAACAAAGTGAACCACTTTTCAgaacaataattattttatatgacaaataattaatgtgattaatcaaaataatcatttttgagttttaatacaatcacttttatatatttgattaatgtgattgattaaaataattattttatattataaaaaataatacagtcAATCGTATCAATAAAATGTATAAGAAATACGTAATAATTATATCcacgtaaatttatatatatatattatgtatgttTGTATGCTCTTAGTCATACAGTACTTATTCCACCAGTCGGCTTTGCCACATTCTGTTGTGTCTTTTGCAACTTTTTGTCTTCTTTGTTGGTTGAAATAAGACCTCCCAAGAAGAATCCCACCGACGATTACCCCTATCCCACCATGGCTTTCCCTCCTCTTTTATACCCTCAAAATCCCCACCACAATTCATAGATGGCTTCTATATAGCCATCTAGAAGCCATAAAAACTCAGCTTCATCGATCTTATAATTCTATCCAAACATACATGGGAAACTGTCTGTTTGGAGGCTTAGGAGAGGTTGATCATGGAGTAGTCGAAGTGGTTACGTCCAACGGAGGTGTCATGGAATTTTACACGCCAATTTCCGTAGGCTACATCACCCAAGAATTCCCAGGCCACGGGATTTTCCGCAGCCATGATCTTTTCTGGAAACCGCTCTCTCCCCATGAAGAACTCGTGGCAGGACAGTCATACTATCTGCTCCCAGTCAACGACGACGTCGACAAGGACGACATGAGTCGACACGGCCAAATCGTCCGGAGAGGACACGTTCGATCCAACAGTAGCGTACCGGCGTCGTTGGCTGCCTCATATAGGATGTCGCTCGACTACCAAGGGTTGCTGAAGAGGTCGTACACGGATGTTTTCTCCAAGTACAACAATGGTCGATTCTGGAAAGTGAAGCTGGTGATTAGCCCAGAGCAGTTGGTGGAGATACTGTCACAGGAGGGTCGCACCCAAGAGTTGATAGAGAACGTGAGGACCGTGGCAAAGTGTGGGAAGGGTGGTGTTTCGGATCTGGAATTTTCAGATCAATGGAGCCTCTCGAGCAGTTGGAATGCTTCCACCAAGAAAGAAGCATTAGTAGACATGATTTAGTACGCGGTAGTAGAATTAaatatatctctttttttttttcttcttcttctagttttaagtttccactttccatatgaaaactagctcatgtccagtcttttatatatatatatatatatatatgtatgtatgtaagtTAATGCAGCTAGCTTTGTCAAACTTCcaatatgaatttaatttaattttgttgtcAGACTTTCATAGTTTATTTCATcgttaattataagaaaaatggaataaTTTCAACTCACCTCACCTCATA
This genomic window contains:
- the LOC108993748 gene encoding uncharacterized protein LOC108993748 is translated as MGNCLFGGLGEVDHGVVEVVTSNGGVMEFYTPISVGYITQEFPGHGIFRSHDLFWKPLSPHEELVAGQSYYLLPVNDDVDKDDMSRHGQIVRRGHVRSNSSVPASLAASYRMSLDYQGLLKRSYTDVFSKYNNGRFWKVKLVISPEQLVEILSQEGRTQELIENVRTVAKCGKGGVSDLEFSDQWSLSSSWNASTKKEALVDMI